Within the Methanofollis sp. UBA420 genome, the region ACCCAGCACGACGAGATCGTCGTCCAGCACGCCGCCCGGAAGATCATCGACCTCTCCCTCGAGTACAACAAGCCGGTCGCCCTCGGCATCTCCGGGCCCGGCATGACCCGCATGGAAGCCAACGAGCGGATCGACTACGCAAAGCGCGCCGTTGAATCTGCCGTCAAGATGGTGCAGAGATTAGGATGAGGACCCTCTCCGAGAAGATCGGCGCTGTCGCCCCGTCGGCGACGATCGAGATCACCGACGCCGCCAAAAAGATGAAGAGAGAGGGGATCGACGTGATCAGCCTCTCCATCGGCGAACCCGACTTCGCCACGCCGGAGCATATCGTGCAGGCCTGCTCCGACGCCCTGGCGCGCGGCGAGACCCACTATGCCCCGTCGGCCGGCATCCCGGAACTCCTCCATGCCGTGGCCGCGAAGTGCCGGACAGAGAACGGGATCCCCTGCGGACCGGAGAACGTCATCGCCACCTGCGGGGCGAAGGACGCCATCTATGAGGCGATGCAGGCCTGCCTCAACCCCGGTGACGAGGTGATCCTCCCTGACCCGGCCTGGGTCAGCTACGAGCCCTGCGTCCAGATGGCAGACGGGCGGGTCGTCCACCACCCCCTGAAGGAGCCCTCCTTCCAGATCGACGACGCCATCCTGGAGCGGGTCGGGCAGAAGACGAAGATGATCGTCGTCAATACCCCCTCGAACCCGGCCGGGACGGTGCTCTCGAAGGCCTCCCTGAAACTTGTCGCGGACCTCTGCGAGGACTACGACCTTCTCGCCCTCTCCGACGAGATCTACGAAAAACTCATCTATGGCAAAGAGCACATATCCCTCGCGGCCCTCGGGGACATGGCCGAACGGACGATCACCATCAACGGCTTTTCCAAGGCCTACGCGATGACAGGGTGGCGCCTCGGGTATGCCGTCGCCCCCCTGCCCATACTGCGGCAGATGATGAAGGTCCAGCAGCACTCGATCTCCTCCCCCACGACCTTCGTCATGTGGGGCGGCGTCGCGGCCCTGCAGGGCGACCAGACCTGTGTCGAGGCGATGCGGAAGGAGTTCGAGGCGCGCCGGATGTACATGCTCGACGAGTTCGCCTCGATGGGCTACACGGTTGCCCCGCCGGACGGCGCTTTCTACGCATTCGTGAAGGTGGAGGGCGACGACATGGCGATCGCGCGTTCCTGGCTGAATGACGCACACGTCGCGGCAACCCCGGGTACGGCCTTCAATGCCCCGGGCTGGATACGCGTCTCCTATGCCGCCTCCATCCCCACACTGAAAGAGGCGATGAGGCGGATACGTGCCTGGAAAAGCGGACAGTAACAACCAGAAACTACAGACGGCATGAGTGCCTCAGGATACTGCGGGGACAGATCGCCCCCACGGATATTCCTCACTATCATTTTTTTCCTGATACTCCTGCTGCCGTCCGCTTCTATCGCTTCTTCCCCGGAAAAAAACGTTCTTCTTCTTCATTCCTATCACGAGGGCCTCTCATGGACCGACGGGGTCACCGACGGCATATACTCAGCTTTTGACGAGGGGACCACAGATGTCAACCTCTATATCGAGTACATGGACACCCCACGGATCGCGAGTCCCCGCTACTCCGCGGAGATGGTCGAGATGTACAGGCTCAAGTATGGGGATATCAAACTCGATGCCATCATTTGCTCGGACGAATATGCCTTTCACTTCCTCCGCGAGCACCATGACGACCTCTTCCCCGGGACGCCGGTCATCTTCTGCGGGGTGAACTATTTTGAGGACAGGTACCTTGCCGGGTGGGAGAACTGCACCGGGATCGTCGAAGTCGCCGATGTGCAGGGGACGGTCGACGCCGCCATCTCAATCAATCCGGGCGTCAGGGAGGTCTATGTCGTCAACGACAATACGCTGACCGGGATAGCCGACAGAAAAGTCGTCGAAGAGGTCGCAAAGGGCTATGAGGGCCATCTCACCTTCACAATGCCGGAGAACCAGACCCTTGATGAGATAAAGGAGGACGTCGGTGGCCTCTCTCCCGACACGGTCGTCCTCCTCATGACCCTTACCAGGGACGCAAACGGCACCTATTACGAATACGACGATGTCATCAAGGAGGTCTCCGGCGCCTCCCGCGTGCCGGTCTACAGTGTCTGGGAGGTCTATATGGGGGACGGCCTGACCGGGGGAAATCTCCTCTCTGCCGAGGACCAGGGACGGGAGGCGGGCATGATGACCCTCAGGGTTCTCAACGGCGAATCGGCCTCCTCGATCCCGGTAAAAAAAGAGCCTCAAGGAGAGTACTTCTTCGACTATGTCCAGTTGAAGAGGTTCGGCCTCGAAAATGCCCCTCTCCCGGCAGGGAGCACGGTGATCAACAGCCCGCCGCCCTCGATCGAGATCGACAGGACCGTGGCAGTGGCGGGCGCCTTCGCCATCGCCACCCTCGTCATCGCCGTCCTCTTCCTCGGTTATACGGTCAGGATCAGGAGGAGGTCGGAGGGCGCGCTCAGGGAGAGCGAGGAGAAGTTCCGGGCCCTTGCCGAGCGGAGTTTCGACCTGATCTTCGCCACCGATGCCGAGGGCCTGTTCACCTATGTCTCTCCCGCAGTTCGCCGCATCAGCGGATACGACCCCGGGGAATTTCTGGGCAAAAATTTCGTGTTCAACCAGGGAGACGCCGATCTCTCCAGATTTGAATCCTTCTTTGCAGACCTTCGAGAGGGGAAGGCGATCGAGGGACTGGCGATCCGTATCCGTGCGAAGGACGGGTCGGCACGGTACCTCGAGATCAATGCCGCACCTATCCTGAACAGCGGGGTGATGGTCGGGGCCCAGGGTGTGGCGCGGGACGTCACCGAGAGGATGGAGATGGAGAGGGTGCGGGCCGAGGCCTACGCACAGATCGAGCAGAACATCGCGCAGTTCGCCATACTGGGCGACGAGATCAGAAACCCCCTCGCCGTGATCGTCGGCATCGCCGACCTCCACTGCGAGGAGCGCCATGCCGGGCAGATCATGGAGCAGGCAGAGATCATCGACGGGATCATCACCGCGCTGGACCGCGGCTGGATCGAGTCAGAGAAGGTCCGGGAATACCTCAGGAAACACTGAGGTTTTTATGGGCAGGGGACGATCCTCTTCATCCATGATCCTGGCGGCAGGGGGGACCCCGCAGTGAAGGAGAATTTCGTCGTCCTCTGGCGGCGGCGGCCCGGCACCGCATGCCCGTACAGGACGGCCGATACGGGACTGAGCCTTTCCGAACTCCTCAGGGATCTTGTCCCGATGCTGGAGGAGAACGGCGTCACGGTGGAGATGGAGGTCGAGGAGGCGGACGGGGAAGGGGGCGTCTTTTTCAACGGCGTCACCCTCGACGACCTCCTTGCAGAGGCGGTAGGGGCAGAACGCTACTGCGCAGGTCCTTCACGGATGGAGGAACTCGGCAACCCGGCCCTTGCTTTCGATCCGAACGCTCCTGTCGGACGGGTGCTCCCGGAGATCGTCTTCAGGAAGGCGGTGCTCCTCGCCCTGGAGGAGTGAGACCCTATCCTTAAATTGATCGGCGTACACTCTCTTCGTATGAGCCATTGGATTTTTGATGTCCTGTTGAACCCGGACGCGTTCTTCAGGGAGAGGGCGGACAAAGCCCCGGCACTGATGGTGCCCTTCATCCTCGTGCTGATCGCCGGGATCATCGGCGCCGTTACGGCCTATCTCACCATGACCGCCATGCTCCCCTCCCTCCCCTCGGAGATGCAGGGGTTTGTCGGCCTCATCGGCATCACCACGGCGATCGGCATCGTGATCTTCTCCCTGATCATCTGGGCCGTCCAGGCCCTCGTCTTCTATGCTCTCTCCTCCTTTTACAACGGGTCCGGCGACCTGAAGAAGAGCCTCGAAGCGGTGGGGTACGGGTACGTCCCTCTCATCGTCTCTGCCCTGATCATTCTCGGCCTGACGTACTCTTTCCTCTCCTCCTTCACCTTCCCGGCCATCGACTTTACCGACCCGGCGGCCTCGGCGGCCTTCCAGGAGATGATCCGGAAGTCCCCACTGGTCCAGGCGGGCCAGATCGTCGGCGTCATCTTCCTTGTCTGGGCGGCGAACATCTGGATCTTCGGGATGAAGTACGCTCGCGGCCTCACCACCAGGGACGCCGCGGTCGTCGTCGGTGTGCCGGTGGTCTTATATATCGTCTATCAGATCATCATGCTCGGTGTGCTGTAGATGAGAGAGGTGTTCTTCACCGGTGCATTCTTCCTTCTCCTCCTCCTTGCCGGGGCGGCGGACGCGGCGACGCCTGAGGAAGACGCCGCACAGGTGATGGTCACCGGGGCGGTGATCGAACCGGCGGTCCTGATGCCCGGCGACGTGGCGACGGTCACGGTCACGGTGAAGAACACGGCACAGGTGAGCGTGCCTATCAGAAGTGCAAAGATGTACACCGAGGGGAACATCCTCGTCCTCGACAACCCCTACCAGACCTTCGGTGCGATCGGGGCGGGGAACGAGGCCTCTTTCACCTTTACTGTGCAGGCAGATGCCGGTTCCGGGACCTATTACCCGCGTCTTGTCCTCGACTTCACGAATGCCGGGTCATTGCGCTACGCGGTGCCGGTGAGGGTCGACGCCGTTGAACCACGGGTCTCGGTCGCCGACGTTCCCGACGCCTTCACCGCAGGAAAGAAGGAAATGGTGAGGGTGACGGTGAGCAATCCCCGCTCGGGAGAGATCAACGGCGTCTCGGTGGTCCCGTCGGGCGAGGGGATAGTGAGTGTCCCGACAAGCACCTTCATCGGTGCGCTTGCGCCTGACAGTTCTGCAGAGGCGACATTCAACATCACGCCCGACCGTGAAGTTACTCTCACGATGACGGTGACGTACAGGAACGGCAGGAACCAGCGGACGACCGAGGCATCGATCCCGATCATCTTTTCCGAGAACAAGAAGGGTGCACGGATCGTCGTCTCCGGGGTGGAGGTGACACCTGAGAACGGATCGTACCGGGTCAGCGGGGACGTGACCAATGCCGGACTCGAGGTGGCAAAGGCCGTCGTCGTCACCGTGGGGTCCCCCGGCGTCCCTGTCGATCCGGACCGCGTCTACCCGGTCGCCTCCCTGGACCCGGACGATCTCTCGAACTTCGAACTGACCTTCAGGGCCGAAAACGTCACCGAGGTCCCGCTCGTCATCGAGTACAGGGATACTGACGGGAACCTCTACACGACGAAGACGAACATCTCGGTCGAAGGAACCGTGCTGCCCGGGCAGGGGGAAGAGGGCGGGCCCGTCCCCTTGACGGTCGTCCTTCTCATCGTCGCCATCGTGGCGGTCGTCGGGGCCGTGATCTTCTTCTCCTGGAGGAAGGCGAAGGGGGGATAGCGCCCGGGGCACCCCCTGACCCTCGTCCCCCTGGTTTACAGCAGACCTCCCTTCTTTACAGTCGTTTACAGCAGTTCGCGGAAGGCACTGAAATTCAACAGACGGATTTGAGAGCTTTGATATCGGTTATCTCCGCCACATGACGATATCGCATGATCGTTTGCAGCATCGCGGATATCACACACACGCACCCACCCGGAGGGAGGAGAAGAGATGCCACTGTGTGTGTGTGTTGTGCTGTAAGTTAGTACTGAGAGAGAGACGCGCGCTCTATCTCTATTAGTATTGTCAGTTTCCGGGCCAATTCTCGCTTTTCGATCGTCGCGGCAGGTGCTGAAAATCTGCTGTAAACGTGCTGCAATGCTGTAAGAGTCACGGACAGAAAAAGAGGGTATTCATCCCCGCGAGTGGGAGATGATATGCCTGAGTTCGGGGACGATGATCTTGCTGGTGGCGAGGGTCACGGCGCCTGTCGAACCGGGGACGCAGAAGACCGCCTTCCCGCCGACGATGCCCGCGGTCGCCCGCGAGAGGAGGGCCGAGGTCCCGATCTCGTCGAAGGAGAGCATCCTGAAGAGTTCGCCAAAGCCCTCCATCCTCTTCTCGAAGAAGGGCTCGACGGCCTCGATGGTGCAGTCGTCAGGGGTGAGGCCGGTGCCGCCGTTGAGGACTACGGCGTCGGCCTTCCCGAGCGCGGTGACAAGGGCGGCCCGGATCGCCTGCCTGTCGTCCTTCACGATCACCGAGAAGACGACCCTGTATCCCCCGGCGGTGAGAAGGTCACGGATCGCCTTTCCGCTGGTATCGTTCTCCTCGGTACGGGTCGAAGAGACAGTGATCACCGCCGCAGTGATCTCGATCGGCTTGATGTGCTCGGGTTTCATGAGAAGCCTCGGGGATATGTTGATCGCTCCCTCTGATACTTCTTGTGATAGAAGGGCCGCAAACCCCGACCCCTTTGTTTCCACTGGAGGAATGGAGAGATAGGAGGGGAGAAGATATCGCGAAAAAGGGTAAAAAGAGGCTGAATTTACCTGTACTCCACTATTCTGATCATTATATCGCGCGGATCCGCCGATCAGACCCCGGGATCCGAGGAGATCACCGAAGATCATGGAAGATCATGAGACGATCCCGGGAAGATCCCCTGATCTGATCGCAAGATCGCGGGATCCCGACCCTGATCCGGGATCAGGATCGCCGGATCTGAGATCAGGATCCACAGATCAGGGATCAGATCAGGAAAAACGATCAGGAGATCAGGATCCGGGATCTGAGATCGAGATCGAGATTCAATCAGGGACAAATCAGGGACCAGTCAGGAGAGGTGATCTGAGATCTCGATCCCGGATCACAGATCAGGATCCAAGGATCGGAGATCGGGATCAGCCGATCACAGATCTGGATCTGACCGGGAGATCGAGATCACAACCTCCGGATCATGATCCAGATCGGCGATTTCTGATCCTAAATTGAGGATCCTGATCCGTTGATCGCCGGAGATCGGGATCAGCTGCCGCGCTGATCCGGGATCGGGGATCGGGATCTCTCCTGATCTCTCTGATCCTCTGTTTTGTGATCGAAAGATCCTGCTCTGAGATCATAGATCATTTATAGTACAAGTCGCGAAGCTTACAACAAGCTGTTTTTCTCAATATAAAAGAAAACAGATACTCTGTTTTCTTGGCGTTCCAGTCGAAATAAAGGGGTGGGGGATCAGATTCCTGATCTCGATGGATTCGACGGCGATCTCCCTGGCTGATATTTTGTTTATATACTATCTCCAATGGAAACAAAGGGGTTATATCTCCACGACCCCTATCATCTGATGTTTTCCCCAGTACCCGCGGCTGATATCATGTCTGAAAACGATCATCAATCCTTTGGACTCTTTCAAAAGTTCCTGAGTAATAATCGGATCTTCAGAAACCGGGAGGTCCTCCGCCACTCGTACCGCCCCCAGATACTCCCGCACCGTCGCCCCCAGATCGATGCTGTCGCCTCCATCCTCGCTCCTGCCCTCAAGAACGAGACCCCCTCGAACATCCTCATCTACGGGAAGACCGGGACAGGGAAGACGGCCTGTGTCAGGTACGTCGGGGCCGAACTTGAGAAGGTCGCTGCGGGAGCTGGCACTAGATGCCGGGTGGTCCACCTCAACTGTGAGGTGATCGACACCCAGTACCGGGTCCTCGCCCAGATAGCGAAGGGCCTCGAGGACCTCGACGCCACCCCGAGCGACAAGTCCCGCGCCCACATCCCGATGACCGGGTGGCCGACCGACCAGGTCTATGCCGAACTGAAAAACCAGCTCGAGACGACCGGCGGCGTGCTCGTCATCGTCCTGGACGAGATCGACAAACTGGTCAAGAAGAGCGGCGACGAGACCCTGTACAACCTGACTAGGATCAACTCCGACCTGCGGGGTGCGAAGGTCTCGATGATCGGGATCTCCAATGACCTGCGGTTCACCGACTTCCTCGACCCCCGCGTCCTCTCCTCACTTTCAGAGGAGGAGATCGTCTTCCCGCCGTACAATGCGCCGCAGCTCTGCGACATCCTCAGTCAGCGCGCCCAGATGGCCTTTGTCGAGAGCAGCCTTGATGAGGGAGTCATCCCCCTCTGCGCCGCATTCGCCGCGCAGGAGCATGGCGATGCCAGGCGGGCCCTCGACCTCCTCCGGGTCTCGGGCGAACTCGCCGACAGGGAGAACGCGGAGAAGGTGGGGGAAAGGAATGTGCGGATGGCCCTGGAGAAGATCGAGACCGACTCGATGATCGAATGTATCTCGACCCTGCCGACCCAGAGCAAGGTCGTCCTGTACTCGATGCTCCTCCTTGACCAGATGGACAAGAAGATCTTCACCTCAGGCGAGGTGACGCGGGTATACCGCGAGGTCTCGCGCACCGTCAACATCGACCCCCTCACCCACCGGCGGATCACCGACCTCATCTCGGAACTGAGCATGCTCGGCGTGATCAACAGCAGGGTCGTATCGAAAGGGCGATACGGAAGGACAAAAGAGATGTGGTTTGACACCAACACGAAA harbors:
- a CDS encoding pyridoxal phosphate-dependent aminotransferase; translated protein: MRTLSEKIGAVAPSATIEITDAAKKMKREGIDVISLSIGEPDFATPEHIVQACSDALARGETHYAPSAGIPELLHAVAAKCRTENGIPCGPENVIATCGAKDAIYEAMQACLNPGDEVILPDPAWVSYEPCVQMADGRVVHHPLKEPSFQIDDAILERVGQKTKMIVVNTPSNPAGTVLSKASLKLVADLCEDYDLLALSDEIYEKLIYGKEHISLAALGDMAERTITINGFSKAYAMTGWRLGYAVAPLPILRQMMKVQQHSISSPTTFVMWGGVAALQGDQTCVEAMRKEFEARRMYMLDEFASMGYTVAPPDGAFYAFVKVEGDDMAIARSWLNDAHVAATPGTAFNAPGWIRVSYAASIPTLKEAMRRIRAWKSGQ
- a CDS encoding PAS domain S-box protein; this translates as MDTPRIASPRYSAEMVEMYRLKYGDIKLDAIICSDEYAFHFLREHHDDLFPGTPVIFCGVNYFEDRYLAGWENCTGIVEVADVQGTVDAAISINPGVREVYVVNDNTLTGIADRKVVEEVAKGYEGHLTFTMPENQTLDEIKEDVGGLSPDTVVLLMTLTRDANGTYYEYDDVIKEVSGASRVPVYSVWEVYMGDGLTGGNLLSAEDQGREAGMMTLRVLNGESASSIPVKKEPQGEYFFDYVQLKRFGLENAPLPAGSTVINSPPPSIEIDRTVAVAGAFAIATLVIAVLFLGYTVRIRRRSEGALRESEEKFRALAERSFDLIFATDAEGLFTYVSPAVRRISGYDPGEFLGKNFVFNQGDADLSRFESFFADLREGKAIEGLAIRIRAKDGSARYLEINAAPILNSGVMVGAQGVARDVTERMEMERVRAEAYAQIEQNIAQFAILGDEIRNPLAVIVGIADLHCEERHAGQIMEQAEIIDGIITALDRGWIESEKVREYLRKH
- a CDS encoding molybdenum cofactor biosynthesis protein B; protein product: MKPEHIKPIEITAAVITVSSTRTEENDTSGKAIRDLLTAGGYRVVFSVIVKDDRQAIRAALVTALGKADAVVLNGGTGLTPDDCTIEAVEPFFEKRMEGFGELFRMLSFDEIGTSALLSRATAGIVGGKAVFCVPGSTGAVTLATSKIIVPELRHIISHSRG
- a CDS encoding ORC1-type DNA replication protein, coding for MSENDHQSFGLFQKFLSNNRIFRNREVLRHSYRPQILPHRRPQIDAVASILAPALKNETPSNILIYGKTGTGKTACVRYVGAELEKVAAGAGTRCRVVHLNCEVIDTQYRVLAQIAKGLEDLDATPSDKSRAHIPMTGWPTDQVYAELKNQLETTGGVLVIVLDEIDKLVKKSGDETLYNLTRINSDLRGAKVSMIGISNDLRFTDFLDPRVLSSLSEEEIVFPPYNAPQLCDILSQRAQMAFVESSLDEGVIPLCAAFAAQEHGDARRALDLLRVSGELADRENAEKVGERNVRMALEKIETDSMIECISTLPTQSKVVLYSMLLLDQMDKKIFTSGEVTRVYREVSRTVNIDPLTHRRITDLISELSMLGVINSRVVSKGRYGRTKEMWFDTNTKKIQEVLAKDPRLSEERLAQVDLNRLKASFR
- a CDS encoding 6,7-dimethyl-8-ribityllumazine synthase gives rise to the protein TQHDEIVVQHAARKIIDLSLEYNKPVALGISGPGMTRMEANERIDYAKRAVESAVKMVQRLG
- a CDS encoding YIP1 family protein, with the translated sequence MSHWIFDVLLNPDAFFRERADKAPALMVPFILVLIAGIIGAVTAYLTMTAMLPSLPSEMQGFVGLIGITTAIGIVIFSLIIWAVQALVFYALSSFYNGSGDLKKSLEAVGYGYVPLIVSALIILGLTYSFLSSFTFPAIDFTDPAASAAFQEMIRKSPLVQAGQIVGVIFLVWAANIWIFGMKYARGLTTRDAAVVVGVPVVLYIVYQIIMLGVL